A single window of Halobacillus naozhouensis DNA harbors:
- the selA gene encoding L-seryl-tRNA(Sec) selenium transferase produces MKQYLRQLPPIHELQKEERFERILANFAITKGQLTKFLQQEMGDLRQRILNNHIPNGFFNDGIEVVIFQHVEKRVEQWTLDRLTRVINGTGTVLHTNLGRSRLSEKAVRHVADVARNYSNLEYQVEAGKRGSRHDIIEDLLKEVTGAEAAMVVNNNAAAVFLVLSALAKEREVIVSRGQLVEIGGSFRVSSIMEESGAHLVEVGTTNKTHLFDYEKAVSEETAMIMKVHTSNFMTVGFTESVATEDLVALKNDRDVVFYEDLGSGSLFDFTAHGIGDEPAVKEVIGSGVDVISFSGDKLLGGPQAGIIAGKKDIVQKLKKHQLARVLRVDKMTFAALEQTLKSYVSEDSVTDELPTVRDVTRAAEDIRRQAEFFSDELQAQTSSYQVDIQESTSQVGGGTMPGVHLPTYIAAIHHAFLSAHELAAKLRAHTPVIVTRIQDERVCVDFRTIAEKEMKELIEGFSTISQRN; encoded by the coding sequence ATGAAGCAATATTTAAGGCAGTTGCCCCCTATTCACGAATTGCAAAAGGAGGAACGGTTTGAACGCATCTTAGCTAATTTTGCTATCACTAAAGGTCAATTAACCAAATTCTTACAACAAGAGATGGGCGATTTACGGCAGCGAATTTTGAATAACCATATTCCAAACGGATTTTTTAACGATGGCATAGAGGTAGTTATTTTTCAACATGTAGAAAAAAGGGTTGAGCAGTGGACGCTGGATCGTTTAACACGGGTAATTAATGGGACGGGTACAGTGTTACATACGAATTTGGGCCGATCCCGACTGAGTGAAAAGGCGGTGCGGCATGTAGCAGATGTTGCTCGCAATTATTCCAATCTCGAATATCAAGTAGAGGCAGGTAAGCGCGGATCTCGTCATGATATTATTGAAGATTTGCTCAAAGAGGTAACCGGGGCAGAGGCTGCCATGGTGGTAAACAACAATGCAGCTGCGGTCTTTCTCGTGTTAAGTGCATTAGCTAAAGAGCGGGAAGTCATTGTTTCTCGCGGACAGCTCGTGGAAATCGGCGGATCGTTTCGTGTCTCGTCGATTATGGAAGAGAGTGGGGCCCATCTGGTAGAAGTAGGCACAACTAATAAAACCCATCTGTTCGATTATGAAAAGGCCGTTAGTGAGGAAACGGCTATGATAATGAAAGTTCATACGAGTAATTTTATGACCGTTGGTTTTACAGAAAGCGTCGCCACAGAGGATCTGGTTGCTTTAAAAAATGATCGGGACGTGGTGTTCTATGAGGATCTAGGGAGTGGTTCTCTTTTTGATTTTACAGCACATGGAATAGGTGATGAGCCAGCGGTGAAGGAAGTGATTGGCTCCGGAGTTGATGTGATTTCCTTTAGCGGCGATAAATTATTGGGTGGTCCGCAAGCAGGTATTATTGCAGGAAAGAAAGACATCGTACAAAAGCTGAAAAAACATCAATTAGCGAGAGTGTTGAGGGTGGACAAAATGACGTTCGCCGCATTAGAGCAAACGTTAAAGTCATACGTCTCAGAAGATTCGGTAACTGATGAACTTCCCACCGTTCGTGATGTTACAAGGGCTGCTGAGGATATAAGAAGACAAGCGGAATTTTTTTCGGATGAGCTGCAAGCGCAGACATCCTCCTATCAGGTGGACATTCAAGAAAGCACTTCCCAAGTAGGAGGAGGTACGATGCCTGGTGTGCATCTCCCTACCTATATTGCCGCTATCCATCATGCTTTTCTTTCTGCCCATGAACTGGCAGCCAAATTAAGGGCGCATACACCTGTTATCGTTACCCGAATACAAGATGAGCGAGTGTGTGTCGACTTTCGAACCATTGCAGAAAAAGAAATGAAAGAGCTTATCGAAGGGTTCTCAACTATAAGTCAGAGAAACTAA
- a CDS encoding TerC family protein has product MGLWLEYGWALLVIIGLEGLLSADNALVMGVLVKNLPEKKRKKALFYGIFGAYVFRFAALFAISFVVNIWQIQAIGAAYLIYLGVKNVIQNKKEDQEKSKSDSNSQSDSSQSLWKVIAKVEFTDIAFAIDSILAAVAIAVALPNTPLPSFGGMDGGKFLVVFIGMAVGLAFIRFAANYVVKYMRKYPVLEKAAFIIVAWVGVKLAIHTLAHPDVQWGLVPEGFTHHTWWKITFWGVMALIVIIAIIFSKKGANKEEEASSS; this is encoded by the coding sequence ATGGGATTATGGCTTGAATACGGATGGGCGCTCCTCGTGATCATCGGCCTAGAAGGATTACTATCAGCTGATAACGCCCTCGTCATGGGTGTACTCGTAAAAAACCTCCCTGAAAAGAAACGAAAAAAAGCTTTATTTTACGGAATCTTCGGGGCATATGTTTTTAGATTTGCTGCCTTATTTGCTATCTCTTTTGTTGTGAATATATGGCAAATCCAAGCGATTGGCGCAGCTTACTTAATATATTTAGGTGTTAAGAATGTGATACAGAACAAGAAAGAGGATCAAGAGAAATCCAAATCCGATTCCAATTCACAATCCGATAGCAGCCAGAGCTTGTGGAAGGTTATTGCTAAAGTGGAGTTTACGGATATTGCCTTTGCTATCGATTCTATTCTTGCTGCCGTTGCTATCGCTGTAGCCCTGCCTAACACACCCCTGCCGAGCTTCGGGGGCATGGATGGCGGGAAATTTTTAGTTGTCTTCATTGGGATGGCCGTTGGTCTGGCTTTTATACGATTCGCAGCCAACTATGTCGTCAAATATATGAGGAAATATCCCGTTCTAGAAAAAGCAGCATTCATTATTGTCGCATGGGTCGGGGTAAAACTTGCGATTCACACACTTGCACATCCTGATGTTCAATGGGGCTTGGTTCCAGAAGGCTTCACCCACCACACGTGGTGGAAAATTACGTTCTGGGGAGTTATGGCTTTAATTGTCATTATAGCGATAATATTTTCTAAGAAAGGTGCAAATAAAGAAGAAGAAGCTAGTTCTTCTTAG
- the phnD gene encoding phosphate/phosphite/phosphonate ABC transporter substrate-binding protein, giving the protein MKKWLLAVLLLSLALIITACGESNEKSGQEKSGEKQAGKNFTIGVIPAQTEGAMNDAMNKLQSILNKKLNREVNIEVYPDYNGVVEAMNYDKIDMAYLGPLTYVIAHEKSGAKAIITQLIDGEPFYHSYVITHSDHPWNSLDEMLQNPEEVAFAFGDPNSTSGSLIPSIELEERGVYKSMEKNQFKSVRYTGSHDASALAVQNKQVDAAAIDSAIFHQLVESGKIDDKQLRVIWESDKIFQYPWAVHKNTDQETIQKLQEAFLSIKDQEILDAFGATGFTKASNEDYKNIRQAALKQGIIEE; this is encoded by the coding sequence ATGAAAAAATGGCTGTTAGCCGTCTTATTACTTAGTCTTGCCTTGATTATAACAGCGTGTGGTGAAAGCAATGAGAAATCCGGGCAAGAAAAATCTGGAGAAAAACAAGCCGGAAAGAACTTTACAATCGGTGTTATCCCTGCCCAGACAGAAGGGGCGATGAATGACGCCATGAATAAACTTCAATCCATTTTAAATAAGAAGTTGAACCGTGAAGTAAATATTGAAGTGTATCCTGATTATAACGGTGTTGTGGAAGCCATGAATTACGATAAGATCGACATGGCTTATTTAGGACCGCTAACCTATGTTATTGCCCACGAAAAGAGCGGGGCAAAAGCTATCATCACTCAATTAATTGATGGAGAACCTTTTTATCATTCCTATGTCATTACTCATAGTGACCACCCATGGAATTCCTTAGATGAAATGTTGCAAAATCCTGAAGAAGTCGCCTTTGCTTTTGGCGACCCAAATTCGACATCTGGTTCCCTAATTCCGTCTATTGAGCTAGAGGAGCGTGGGGTTTATAAAAGCATGGAGAAAAACCAATTTAAGTCTGTACGTTACACAGGCTCGCACGATGCATCAGCTTTAGCTGTCCAAAATAAGCAAGTGGACGCTGCCGCTATAGATAGCGCCATCTTCCATCAACTAGTTGAATCAGGCAAAATAGATGATAAACAGCTTCGAGTTATATGGGAGTCCGATAAGATTTTCCAATATCCGTGGGCTGTTCATAAAAATACAGATCAAGAAACCATCCAAAAGCTACAGGAAGCATTTCTTTCAATCAAGGATCAAGAAATTCTTGACGCATTCGGTGCCACAGGGTTTACAAAAGCAAGCAATGAAGATTATAAGAACATCAGGCAAGCTGCCCTTAAACAAGGAATTATTGAAGAGTAG
- a CDS encoding Rdx family protein, whose amino-acid sequence MTSIELIPSSGGAFEITVNGKKIHSKLETKEYPEVNQMIEVMEKQV is encoded by the coding sequence ATTACTTCCATAGAGCTGATCCCAAGTTCGGGAGGAGCTTTTGAAATTACTGTTAATGGCAAAAAGATTCATTCAAAGCTTGAAACGAAGGAATATCCTGAAGTAAATCAAATGATTGAAGTGATGGAGAAACAAGTATGA
- a CDS encoding GNAT family N-acetyltransferase: MKEILEARPEDASEILRIQKKAYRSEAELYNDYDIQPLKQTLSSVEQDFESHFILKYLLDGKIVGSVRAIEENGTCLIGKLMVDPEFQGRGIGKELMHEIEGLYSNVRFELFTGNKSTKNITFYETLGYTGYKTEQLPREDTVFLFMEKNPKSKMVNSPTSGHP; this comes from the coding sequence GTGAAGGAAATTCTTGAAGCAAGGCCAGAGGATGCATCAGAGATTCTGCGCATACAAAAAAAGGCGTATAGGAGTGAAGCTGAACTATATAACGACTATGATATCCAACCTTTAAAACAAACCCTATCAAGTGTGGAACAAGATTTTGAGAGCCATTTCATATTAAAATATCTACTCGATGGCAAAATTGTCGGATCCGTCAGAGCTATTGAAGAGAACGGAACTTGCCTCATCGGTAAGTTAATGGTCGATCCAGAATTCCAGGGAAGAGGAATTGGTAAAGAGTTGATGCATGAAATTGAGGGTTTGTATAGTAATGTTCGCTTTGAGTTGTTTACAGGAAATAAAAGCACCAAAAACATAACTTTTTACGAAACATTAGGTTACACAGGTTATAAAACCGAGCAATTACCTCGCGAAGACACAGTATTTCTATTTATGGAAAAAAACCCGAAAAGTAAAATGGTAAATTCCCCCACCTCAGGTCATCCATAA
- a CDS encoding response regulator transcription factor — translation MIRIVIAEDQQMLLGALGSLLDLEENMKVVAKAKNGEEACTLVKTHNPDICIMDIEMPLKSGLDAAEELKEHPCKVIILTTFARSGYFERARQAGVSGYLLKDSPSEELANSIRTIMEGQRIFAPELVDMAFGDENPLTEREKQVIQLMADGKNTKEISSQLYITPGTVRNYISVILDKLEVSNRIEAISRFKEKGWFK, via the coding sequence TTGATTCGAATTGTTATTGCTGAAGACCAGCAAATGCTGTTAGGGGCTCTTGGTTCTCTTCTGGATTTAGAAGAAAATATGAAAGTTGTAGCGAAAGCCAAAAACGGTGAGGAAGCATGTACTCTAGTAAAAACACACAATCCTGATATTTGTATTATGGACATAGAAATGCCATTAAAGAGCGGTCTTGATGCAGCAGAAGAGCTGAAAGAGCATCCTTGCAAAGTGATCATTTTAACCACATTTGCTCGATCAGGCTATTTTGAACGTGCGCGACAGGCCGGTGTCAGCGGGTATCTATTAAAAGACAGCCCCAGTGAGGAACTAGCCAATTCCATTCGCACCATCATGGAAGGACAACGTATTTTTGCCCCTGAATTGGTTGATATGGCGTTTGGAGATGAAAATCCACTTACGGAACGTGAAAAGCAGGTCATTCAACTGATGGCTGATGGAAAAAATACGAAGGAAATTTCGAGTCAGCTTTATATTACTCCTGGTACAGTACGGAATTATATTTCTGTCATTCTCGATAAGCTTGAGGTGAGTAATCGAATTGAAGCCATTTCTCGTTTTAAGGAGAAGGGCTGGTTTAAATAA
- the selB gene encoding selenocysteine-specific translation elongation factor produces the protein MSDTYFTIGMAGHIDHGKTTLTKALSRVDTDRLKEEKERSISIELGYAPLQIEEGVNISIIDVPGHERFIRQMIAGVAGIDLVVLVIAADEGVMPQTKEHLEILEFLGIEHCIVAISKVDRVDEEMLEFVTEDIKDGLAGTIFHDAPFVYVDGISRRGIDNLNQTIISELKLVGSRDAYGSFRLPVDQVFTVKGQGTIVRGTTYEGIVQQGSQLRLLPKDHKVRARQIQVHHEEQHIARAGQRTAINLGGVDKDDVRRGDVLVASDHFLVTKTIDVSLRFVEELRTSVKQRMPVKIHVGTSEVMGRIVFFDRNELKQADGEILCQIQLDEEIVVRRGDRFILRRPTPVETIGGGWVIQPEGGKYRFGKATIDMLQNKKQSTPEDLIEDVLSQHTLLDVKQLIQYTSLDEHVVNRAVAEGLEAGYLIEVNRQTYGLTKTFNKIKDEIISRLENYHQEYPMRLGISKAEIVQMLSGLYSKMMIEYSLNQLVQKGNLDKEEQFVSLAGFHPYLPRQWKQRMLEVINTLDKDGVTVKKWEEYITGTLLSKHDADELALYLVQTKQAFRIMNDRLIHRSAVDAALAKLKQQTDETFDIKEAKDILDVSRKYLIPFLEMLDQLKITTRIEDERKWMSNSENLEGGEHNEL, from the coding sequence ATGAGTGACACGTATTTTACGATTGGCATGGCAGGGCATATTGACCATGGAAAAACGACCCTGACAAAAGCATTAAGCCGTGTGGATACAGACCGCTTGAAAGAAGAGAAGGAGCGGAGTATTTCGATTGAGTTGGGTTATGCCCCTTTACAAATAGAAGAAGGAGTCAATATTTCAATCATCGATGTCCCCGGACATGAGCGGTTTATCCGCCAAATGATTGCGGGCGTTGCCGGCATTGATCTCGTTGTGCTCGTGATCGCTGCAGATGAAGGAGTTATGCCACAAACAAAAGAACATCTGGAAATACTAGAGTTTCTTGGTATTGAGCATTGTATTGTAGCTATTTCAAAAGTGGACCGTGTGGATGAGGAGATGTTGGAATTCGTTACAGAAGATATTAAAGATGGGCTTGCAGGAACGATTTTTCACGATGCTCCTTTTGTTTATGTGGATGGTATTTCACGAAGAGGGATAGATAATCTGAATCAAACGATTATCAGTGAATTGAAATTGGTCGGAAGCCGGGATGCATATGGCTCGTTTCGACTGCCCGTTGACCAAGTCTTTACTGTAAAGGGACAAGGTACCATTGTCAGGGGGACGACCTATGAAGGAATCGTTCAACAAGGAAGTCAGTTAAGGTTACTTCCTAAGGATCACAAAGTCAGAGCCCGTCAAATACAGGTCCATCATGAAGAACAGCACATTGCACGGGCGGGACAAAGAACGGCGATCAACCTTGGAGGGGTTGATAAAGATGATGTTCGTCGGGGGGATGTGCTAGTTGCTTCCGATCATTTCTTGGTTACAAAAACCATTGACGTTTCCCTTCGGTTTGTAGAAGAGCTCCGTACCTCAGTAAAACAACGCATGCCGGTAAAAATTCATGTGGGTACGTCTGAAGTTATGGGGAGAATTGTGTTTTTTGACAGAAATGAATTGAAGCAGGCAGACGGAGAAATTCTTTGTCAAATTCAACTAGACGAAGAAATTGTTGTTCGGCGCGGTGACCGTTTCATTTTGAGGCGGCCGACTCCTGTAGAAACAATCGGGGGAGGCTGGGTCATTCAGCCTGAAGGTGGCAAATATCGTTTCGGCAAGGCAACCATTGATATGCTGCAAAATAAGAAGCAAAGCACCCCAGAAGATTTGATTGAAGACGTACTAAGCCAGCATACATTACTTGACGTGAAACAGTTGATTCAGTATACCTCTCTGGATGAACATGTAGTAAATCGTGCGGTTGCTGAAGGGTTAGAAGCGGGGTATCTTATCGAGGTAAATAGGCAAACATATGGGCTAACGAAAACATTTAATAAGATAAAAGATGAAATCATATCCCGGCTTGAAAACTATCATCAGGAGTATCCTATGAGATTGGGCATTAGTAAGGCAGAGATTGTCCAGATGCTAAGTGGGTTGTACTCGAAGATGATGATTGAATACAGTTTGAATCAGTTAGTTCAAAAGGGTAACTTGGATAAGGAAGAACAATTTGTTTCTTTGGCAGGGTTTCACCCGTATTTACCAAGACAGTGGAAGCAAAGGATGCTTGAGGTGATCAACACCCTCGATAAGGATGGGGTCACCGTAAAGAAATGGGAGGAGTATATTACAGGCACCTTGCTATCGAAGCATGATGCTGACGAGCTAGCTTTATATCTTGTGCAAACAAAACAAGCGTTTCGAATTATGAACGATAGACTGATCCACCGATCAGCTGTTGATGCAGCTTTAGCTAAACTGAAGCAGCAAACGGACGAGACTTTTGATATAAAAGAGGCGAAAGATATCCTGGATGTATCTAGAAAATATTTAATCCCATTTTTAGAGATGCTTGATCAGTTGAAAATAACAACCCGCATTGAGGATGAACGAAAATGGATGAGCAATAGTGAAAACTTAGAGGGAGGGGAACATAATGAGTTATAA
- the selD gene encoding selenide, water dikinase SelD encodes MVGQENIKLTSLSSKGGUGCKIGPEDLTQVLRHLPKSVADPNLLVGLDTSDDAGVYKINEETALVQTLDYFTPIVDDPYMFGQIGAANALSDVYAMGGKPITVMNIVGFPVNTLDKSILADILAGASDKVSESGAVLVGGHSIDDQEPKFGLSVTGTIHPEQIRANAGAKPGDRLILTKPIGVGILTTAIKKDLLNEDELNEVMNVMAELNKKAAETMKDYTVHACTDVTGFGLLGHTLEIAKGSHVGITVSNKNVPVLSKTRELAEQNIIPGGTRKNHQWLAENIDYDPHISEIDQFILCDAVTSGGLLISVPEAEAESLQRELKNNHVQSAIIGEVTHEHEGRIHVI; translated from the coding sequence ATGGTTGGACAAGAAAACATAAAATTAACTTCTCTATCTAGTAAAGGTGGCTGAGGCTGCAAAATTGGTCCTGAAGACCTGACGCAAGTTTTGCGTCATTTACCAAAATCTGTAGCCGACCCGAATTTACTGGTTGGATTGGACACCTCTGATGATGCAGGTGTTTATAAGATCAACGAGGAAACAGCCCTCGTTCAAACATTAGATTACTTTACTCCCATAGTCGACGATCCCTATATGTTCGGCCAAATTGGAGCGGCGAATGCTTTAAGTGATGTGTACGCGATGGGCGGCAAACCGATTACTGTTATGAATATCGTCGGCTTCCCTGTCAATACATTAGATAAAAGTATTCTGGCGGACATCCTGGCAGGAGCCTCTGACAAAGTCAGTGAATCTGGCGCTGTTTTAGTAGGTGGACACTCCATTGACGACCAAGAGCCAAAATTTGGCCTGTCTGTTACAGGAACTATTCATCCAGAACAAATACGGGCCAATGCTGGAGCTAAGCCAGGTGATCGACTCATTTTGACCAAGCCGATCGGTGTAGGGATTTTAACTACAGCTATCAAGAAAGATTTGCTCAACGAGGACGAACTGAATGAAGTCATGAACGTTATGGCTGAGTTAAACAAAAAAGCAGCCGAGACTATGAAGGACTATACGGTTCATGCATGTACAGACGTCACAGGCTTTGGCCTGCTTGGTCATACCCTTGAGATCGCTAAGGGAAGTCATGTAGGGATAACTGTCTCAAATAAAAATGTTCCTGTTTTGTCCAAAACAAGAGAACTTGCTGAACAAAATATCATCCCGGGAGGTACACGTAAGAATCATCAGTGGCTCGCTGAGAATATTGACTATGATCCACACATTAGTGAAATCGATCAATTCATTCTTTGTGATGCCGTGACATCGGGCGGACTCCTTATCTCTGTACCTGAAGCAGAAGCTGAATCATTGCAACGAGAACTAAAGAATAACCATGTCCAATCCGCCATTATTGGTGAAGTGACTCATGAACATGAAGGTCGAATTCATGTTATTTAA
- a CDS encoding glycosyltransferase yields the protein MIFGKDKTNYQAFDTVLRMIHVKILLASPNFHQPRGNTVTVQRIADSLAKLTIDTEIISTTEKEWTSLPEADLVHGFHAYHFYKFMQSLDKKPEPYIVTITGTDLNHDLFDENKREDVFASLRGAAAIHVFDDKAKSVITNELPDVEDKVFTIAQGNSDFPEEIPPVEKEENSFLFVLPAGIRKIKNVPAAIQMMENLHEKFPTVRLWLVGPIIEEEEGKTVQELVRQHDWIQYLGQVPHSTMGSIYQRADVVINTSHSEGQPSALIEAMGYGIPVLVSNNPGNQSIVTHQKTGFVYSSPNEFLDYSEQIINNNEIKQKIGQQAKQYIIEHHSNTYEANAFVTIYKNIMK from the coding sequence ATGATTTTCGGAAAAGATAAAACAAATTACCAAGCATTTGATACTGTATTAAGGATGATTCATGTGAAAATTTTGCTGGCCTCGCCAAATTTCCATCAACCACGAGGCAATACCGTAACCGTCCAAAGGATTGCAGACAGTTTAGCGAAACTAACCATTGATACAGAGATCATTTCAACAACCGAGAAGGAATGGACGTCCCTTCCGGAAGCTGATCTCGTTCACGGGTTCCACGCTTATCATTTTTACAAGTTTATGCAATCATTAGACAAGAAACCTGAGCCGTATATAGTTACCATTACAGGAACTGATCTCAATCATGATTTGTTTGATGAGAATAAGCGAGAGGATGTTTTTGCATCTCTAAGAGGAGCTGCGGCCATCCACGTCTTTGATGACAAAGCCAAAAGCGTTATCACGAATGAACTGCCGGACGTAGAAGATAAAGTTTTTACGATTGCCCAAGGAAACAGTGATTTCCCAGAAGAGATCCCCCCTGTCGAAAAAGAAGAAAATTCATTTCTATTTGTATTGCCGGCAGGAATCAGGAAAATTAAAAATGTTCCTGCTGCTATTCAAATGATGGAAAATCTTCATGAAAAATTCCCGACTGTTCGACTTTGGCTAGTCGGGCCTATAATTGAAGAAGAAGAAGGGAAAACTGTACAAGAACTCGTTAGACAACATGACTGGATCCAATACTTGGGACAAGTACCCCATTCCACTATGGGATCCATTTATCAACGCGCGGATGTTGTAATAAACACCTCCCATTCAGAGGGCCAGCCTTCTGCTCTAATAGAAGCAATGGGGTATGGTATTCCTGTTTTAGTGTCCAATAACCCCGGGAACCAGAGTATTGTTACACATCAAAAAACGGGTTTTGTCTATAGCAGCCCAAACGAATTTCTTGATTATAGCGAGCAAATCATTAATAATAACGAGATAAAACAAAAGATTGGGCAGCAGGCTAAACAATATATTATCGAGCACCACTCAAACACCTATGAAGCCAATGCTTTCGTTACTATTTATAAAAATATCATGAAATAG
- a CDS encoding fatty acid desaturase translates to MSIQKQTELKKNVASFAKADTTAGVRQLINTLVPFFLLWFLAYQSLAVSLWLAIPLAMVAGGFVIRIFIIFHDCTHQSFFKNKKANRIIGTITGILTLFPFEKWKRDHSIHHATSSNLDKRGTGDVWVMTVDEYVAATFWGRLAYRLYRNPIIMFGLGPIYLFLISNRFNRKGAKRKERLNTYVTNASVAIIYSLLIWAIGWQAFLIIQVPILYVSGTLGIWLFYVQHQFEDSYFEEEDQWDFVKAAVDGSSYYKLPKILQWVSGSIGFHHVHHLSPRVPNYKLEEAHESTPPLQKATTITLASSLKSIRFRLYDTENKTFVSFKEVKPLLRNAKSGSTLPNKQPSLQEK, encoded by the coding sequence ATGAGTATACAAAAACAGACTGAACTGAAAAAGAATGTAGCTTCGTTTGCTAAAGCAGATACAACCGCAGGGGTAAGGCAGTTAATCAATACACTTGTACCTTTTTTCTTGCTTTGGTTTCTTGCCTACCAGAGCCTGGCCGTTTCCCTTTGGCTGGCGATCCCGTTAGCTATGGTGGCCGGTGGCTTCGTTATTAGAATCTTTATCATTTTTCACGATTGCACGCACCAGTCATTTTTTAAAAATAAAAAAGCCAACCGCATTATTGGAACAATTACCGGAATTCTTACCTTGTTCCCTTTTGAAAAGTGGAAACGAGATCACTCCATTCACCACGCCACAAGTAGTAATTTAGATAAACGCGGTACAGGAGATGTGTGGGTGATGACAGTCGATGAATATGTGGCTGCAACTTTCTGGGGCAGACTGGCGTACCGTCTCTACCGCAATCCAATTATAATGTTTGGATTAGGACCGATCTACCTGTTCTTAATCTCAAATCGCTTCAATCGTAAAGGTGCGAAACGTAAGGAGCGACTGAACACATATGTAACGAATGCTTCCGTAGCTATCATTTACAGCCTTTTAATCTGGGCGATTGGGTGGCAGGCGTTTCTGATCATACAAGTTCCAATTCTTTATGTGTCAGGCACACTTGGGATTTGGCTGTTTTATGTTCAGCATCAATTCGAAGATTCATATTTTGAAGAAGAAGACCAGTGGGATTTTGTTAAGGCAGCTGTTGATGGAAGCTCCTACTACAAGCTACCGAAAATCCTGCAATGGGTGTCAGGAAGTATTGGGTTCCACCATGTTCACCATTTAAGTCCAAGAGTTCCTAATTATAAATTGGAAGAGGCGCATGAATCCACGCCTCCTTTACAAAAGGCAACGACCATTACACTTGCTTCTAGTTTGAAATCGATTAGGTTTCGTCTATATGATACTGAAAACAAGACGTTTGTCAGCTTTAAGGAAGTTAAACCGCTTCTACGCAACGCGAAGTCTGGCAGCACGCTCCCAAATAAGCAGCCTAGCTTGCAAGAGAAATAA
- a CDS encoding sensor histidine kinase, whose protein sequence is MQHWYHIIPKNTGLSSYIWIIFCGLPFFFIFRSSSIVEIIFGIFMILLFFLSYRLSFISNSGVVYLWVSIEMAISMIMTMFFGYIYFSLFIAFFIGNIKSKAGFLTLYVIHLVSTIAVTALVFFTKSPLLFTQLPFIIISMIGVILLPFTIYNRNKRLKLEGQLEDANKRISQLRVIEERERIARDLHDTLGQKLSLIGLKSDLAGKLMDTKPDTARNEIHDIHQTARTALKEVREMVSNMKGSKLEDEMIRVQQILEAAQIEFHFEGESELTHTPLLVENVLSMSLKEAVTNVVKHSKATSCSVTVKQTPKETVIAVEDNGVGVPTKKDVSKGHGLQGMKERLEFVNGSLDVSSSNGTTLHIRVPNVIKQTKREGL, encoded by the coding sequence ATGCAGCATTGGTATCACATTATCCCGAAAAACACAGGCTTAAGTTCGTATATTTGGATTATTTTCTGTGGACTGCCTTTCTTTTTCATTTTCCGATCATCGTCCATAGTCGAAATTATTTTTGGTATTTTTATGATCTTATTATTTTTCCTTTCTTATCGTCTCTCTTTTATTTCTAATAGTGGGGTTGTTTATTTGTGGGTCAGTATAGAAATGGCGATAAGTATGATTATGACGATGTTTTTCGGGTACATTTACTTTTCATTGTTTATTGCTTTTTTCATCGGAAACATCAAAAGTAAGGCCGGTTTTCTTACGTTATACGTCATTCATCTTGTTAGTACAATAGCGGTAACTGCACTTGTTTTTTTTACAAAGAGCCCATTACTATTTACGCAATTGCCTTTTATCATCATTAGTATGATCGGTGTGATCCTGCTCCCTTTTACAATATACAACCGCAATAAGCGGCTAAAATTAGAGGGTCAATTGGAGGATGCTAATAAGCGCATTTCCCAATTAAGAGTAATTGAAGAAAGAGAGCGCATCGCCCGCGATCTTCATGATACTCTAGGTCAGAAACTGTCCCTTATCGGGTTAAAAAGTGATTTGGCCGGAAAGTTAATGGACACTAAACCTGACACCGCAAGAAATGAAATTCACGATATCCACCAGACGGCACGCACAGCGCTAAAAGAAGTTCGAGAGATGGTTTCCAACATGAAGGGATCCAAACTTGAAGATGAAATGATCCGTGTCCAACAGATATTGGAAGCCGCACAAATAGAGTTCCATTTCGAAGGGGAGTCAGAGCTAACCCATACCCCTTTATTAGTTGAAAACGTACTAAGTATGAGTTTGAAGGAGGCCGTTACCAACGTTGTCAAACATAGTAAGGCTACCTCCTGCAGCGTGACCGTTAAACAGACACCTAAGGAAACAGTTATTGCTGTGGAAGATAATGGTGTAGGCGTTCCAACTAAGAAAGATGTTTCTAAGGGGCATGGACTTCAAGGTATGAAGGAACGTCTTGAATTTGTAAATGGCAGCCTGGATGTGTCATCTTCCAACGGCACAACCCTTCATATTCGTGTACCTAATGTTATTAAACAAACTAAACGGGAGGGGTTGTAA